A region of Oncorhynchus masou masou isolate Uvic2021 chromosome 29, UVic_Omas_1.1, whole genome shotgun sequence DNA encodes the following proteins:
- the zdhhc18a gene encoding palmitoyltransferase ZDHHC18a isoform X3, producing MGSISREKSLLLRWTDYSGQTKWYPASDTRPYHYHKWPLLCIRTSFTDPGILPRTLPDEAADIEKQIDTSGSSTYHPPPRTKEILINRQVVKLKYCFTCKMFRPPRTSHCSMCDNCVERFDHHCPWVGNCVGKRNYRFFYSFIVSLSFHTSFIFGCVVTHLTLRSQGGNGLVLALQENPVSVVELVICFFSIWSILGLSGFHTYLVAFNLTTNEDIKGSWLSKRGAEDSGNPYTYDNIFTNCCATLCGPMPPSLIDRRGFLPLEDIPPAVAVDIGRPPFLAKNETNMEENCQDFALSCTA from the exons ATGGGAAGTATTTCCAGGGAAAAATCGCTTTTATTGCGATGGACGGATTATTCTGGCCAGACAAAATGGTATCCTGCCTCTGACACTCGGCCTTATCATTATCACAAGTGGCCTCTTCTTTGCATTCGA ACCAGCTTTACAGACCCTGGAATCCTGCCTAGGACCTTGCCAGATGAGGCTGCAGACATTGAGAAGCAGATAG ACACCTCAGGTTCGTCCACGTACCACCCCCCTCCGCGCACCAAAGAAATCCTCATTAACCGGCAGGTGGTGAAGCTTAAGTATTGCTTCACCTGCAAGATGTTCCGCCCTCCTCGGACCTCACACTGCAGCATGTGTGACAACTGTGTGG AGCGGTTCGATCACCATTGCCCGTGGGTGGGGAACTGTGTGGGCAAGCGCAACTACCGCTTCTTCTACAGcttcatagtctctctctccttccacacctCCTTCATCTTCGGTTGTGTTGTCACACACCTCACGCTAC GATCCCAAGGAGGGAATGGCTTAGTTCTGGCCTTACAGGAGAATCCTGTCAG TGTGGTTGAACTAGTTATTTGCTTCTTCTCCATTTGGTCTATTCTGGGGCTTTCAGGTTTCCATACATACTTGGTGGCCTTCAACCTCACAACAAATGAAGAT ATAAAAGGCTCCTGGTTGAGTAAAAGAGGTGCAGAGGACTCTGGGAATCCCTACACTTACGACAACATCTTTACCAACTGCTGTGCAACGCTGTGTGGTCCCATGCCCCCCAG TCTAATTGACAGAAGAGGCTTTTTACCCCTTGAAGACATTCCACCTGCTGTTGCAGTGGACATTGGGCGGCCCCCTTTCCTGGCCAAGAATGAAACAAACATG
- the zdhhc18a gene encoding palmitoyltransferase ZDHHC18a isoform X1, with translation MKNCEYQQIDPRGLSTPSSTQPCTENVQRSRRKWEVFPGKNRFYCDGRIILARQNGILPLTLGLIIITSGLFFAFDCPFLVTHLTVCIPVIGGVLFVFVVTSLLQTSFTDPGILPRTLPDEAADIEKQIDTSGSSTYHPPPRTKEILINRQVVKLKYCFTCKMFRPPRTSHCSMCDNCVERFDHHCPWVGNCVGKRNYRFFYSFIVSLSFHTSFIFGCVVTHLTLRSQGGNGLVLALQENPVSVVELVICFFSIWSILGLSGFHTYLVAFNLTTNEDIKGSWLSKRGAEDSGNPYTYDNIFTNCCATLCGPMPPSLIDRRGFLPLEDIPPAVAVDIGRPPFLAKNETNMEENCQDFALSCTA, from the exons ATGAAAAACTGTGAGTACCAGCAAATTGACCCACGGGGACTTTCAACACCCTCGTCAACGCAACCCTGTACCGAAAATGTGCAGAGGTCTCGGAGAAAATGGGAAGTATTTCCAGGGAAAAATCGCTTTTATTGCGATGGACGGATTATTCTGGCCAGACAAAATGGTATCCTGCCTCTGACACTCGGCCTTATCATTATCACAAGTGGCCTCTTCTTTGCATTCGA TTGCCCATTCCTGGTGACTCACCTGACCGTCTGCATACctgtgattggtggagtgttgtttgtgtttgtggtcaCCTCCCTACTGCAGACCAGCTTTACAGACCCTGGAATCCTGCCTAGGACCTTGCCAGATGAGGCTGCAGACATTGAGAAGCAGATAG ACACCTCAGGTTCGTCCACGTACCACCCCCCTCCGCGCACCAAAGAAATCCTCATTAACCGGCAGGTGGTGAAGCTTAAGTATTGCTTCACCTGCAAGATGTTCCGCCCTCCTCGGACCTCACACTGCAGCATGTGTGACAACTGTGTGG AGCGGTTCGATCACCATTGCCCGTGGGTGGGGAACTGTGTGGGCAAGCGCAACTACCGCTTCTTCTACAGcttcatagtctctctctccttccacacctCCTTCATCTTCGGTTGTGTTGTCACACACCTCACGCTAC GATCCCAAGGAGGGAATGGCTTAGTTCTGGCCTTACAGGAGAATCCTGTCAG TGTGGTTGAACTAGTTATTTGCTTCTTCTCCATTTGGTCTATTCTGGGGCTTTCAGGTTTCCATACATACTTGGTGGCCTTCAACCTCACAACAAATGAAGAT ATAAAAGGCTCCTGGTTGAGTAAAAGAGGTGCAGAGGACTCTGGGAATCCCTACACTTACGACAACATCTTTACCAACTGCTGTGCAACGCTGTGTGGTCCCATGCCCCCCAG TCTAATTGACAGAAGAGGCTTTTTACCCCTTGAAGACATTCCACCTGCTGTTGCAGTGGACATTGGGCGGCCCCCTTTCCTGGCCAAGAATGAAACAAACATG
- the zdhhc18a gene encoding palmitoyltransferase ZDHHC18a isoform X2 has product MKNCEYQQIDPRGLSTPSSTQPCTENVQRSRRKWEVFPGKNRFYCDGRIILARQNGILPLTLGLIIITSGLFFAFDCPFLVTHLTVCIPVIGGVLFVFVVTSLLQTSFTDPGILPRTLPDEAADIEKQIDTSGSSTYHPPPRTKEILINRQVVKLKYCFTCKMFRPPRTSHCSMCDNCVERFDHHCPWVGNCVGKRNYRFFYSFIVSLSFHTSFIFGCVVTHLTLRSQGGNGLVLALQENPVSVVELVICFFSIWSILGLSGFHTYLVAFNLTTNEDEITHRTSSMAGGIIMLEGHGKMSLKEGYHMREEDVFPVTHSVEIACNDNKLSPMML; this is encoded by the exons ATGAAAAACTGTGAGTACCAGCAAATTGACCCACGGGGACTTTCAACACCCTCGTCAACGCAACCCTGTACCGAAAATGTGCAGAGGTCTCGGAGAAAATGGGAAGTATTTCCAGGGAAAAATCGCTTTTATTGCGATGGACGGATTATTCTGGCCAGACAAAATGGTATCCTGCCTCTGACACTCGGCCTTATCATTATCACAAGTGGCCTCTTCTTTGCATTCGA TTGCCCATTCCTGGTGACTCACCTGACCGTCTGCATACctgtgattggtggagtgttgtttgtgtttgtggtcaCCTCCCTACTGCAGACCAGCTTTACAGACCCTGGAATCCTGCCTAGGACCTTGCCAGATGAGGCTGCAGACATTGAGAAGCAGATAG ACACCTCAGGTTCGTCCACGTACCACCCCCCTCCGCGCACCAAAGAAATCCTCATTAACCGGCAGGTGGTGAAGCTTAAGTATTGCTTCACCTGCAAGATGTTCCGCCCTCCTCGGACCTCACACTGCAGCATGTGTGACAACTGTGTGG AGCGGTTCGATCACCATTGCCCGTGGGTGGGGAACTGTGTGGGCAAGCGCAACTACCGCTTCTTCTACAGcttcatagtctctctctccttccacacctCCTTCATCTTCGGTTGTGTTGTCACACACCTCACGCTAC GATCCCAAGGAGGGAATGGCTTAGTTCTGGCCTTACAGGAGAATCCTGTCAG TGTGGTTGAACTAGTTATTTGCTTCTTCTCCATTTGGTCTATTCTGGGGCTTTCAGGTTTCCATACATACTTGGTGGCCTTCAACCTCACAACAAATGAAGAT gaaatcacacacagaacgagcagtatggctggtggcattatcatgctggagggtcatggcAAGATGAGCCtgaaggaagggtaccacatgagggaggaggatgttttccctgtaacacacagtgttgagattgcctgcaatgacaacaagctcagtccgatgatgctgtga